The DNA sequence TTTAAAGCGATGTTTTAGGGGAATAGCACTATCTGCCACAAGCCAATCATGGGCATGAATTAAATCAAAACCCCCCATCTGGGAAATCAAATCTTCAGCGTAGCTACGCATAACATTATTCATGTGGATAATCCAACGAAAAAAATCATCCTCTGGAATAACCTCTAAACGATGTACATTAATGCCTTCCACTTGTTCTAAAATGGGAGAGTCTCCTGTTCTAACCGTAATTAAATGAACTTCATTGTTCAACTTAACGATTTCAGGGTATAATTCAGCAACATGACGAGCAATGCCCCCCACAATTCTCGGTGGAAACTCCCATGATAATACCAGTATTCTCACTTTTGTTGTCCCTAAACCAATAACTACTAATCAATTATTCATTATTAGTTATGAACGAATAATTATCAATTTTATTTTCTCTTTATTACCTATGTTAGATCGTTGGCTTTCTGTTTTACAAAAAAATCGTTTAATTGCGGTAATTAGGTGTAACAATTTGGAGTTAGGCAGAAAACAGGCTCATGCTATGGCAAAAGCAGGAGTTAAGTTAATTGAGGTGACGGGAAATAGTTATCAACCATTGGAGTTAATTTCCACTTTAAGAGATGAGTTACCTTCTTGTTATATCGGTGCTGGTACAATTTTAAGTCATGATTTTTTGACAAATGCGATCGCATCTGGGATACAATTTTGTTTTACCCCTCATTTTGATCCAGATTTATTAGCTTTAGCTCATTATCATAATATTCCGATGATACCGGGTGCTTTGTCTCCCACAGAAATTATCACAGCTTTTAATTATGGTGCAAAAACCGTTAAAGTTTTCCCCATTCAGTCGGTAGGGGGTGTTACTTACCTGAAAAATATTCTTGCTCCTTTACCCCATATTCCTCTTATTCCTACGGGGGGAGTAAATATAACTAATGCTGTTGATTATATCAAAGCAGGTGCGATCGCGATCGGATTAGCCAGTGATTTATTTCCCACTGATTTAATAATGGAGGATAACTGGCAAGAAATTACAAATCGTGCGAGACAACTATCGGAAAACCTGAGAAAACTTTAGAGTTAGAGCATTGGTTCGAAAGTCTATTAATACTCCATAAAATACCCATATTCCCCATATTTGCAACTTAATTCCATTGATTGAACCAGTCCATTTATTAAGTTTTATTGGCAAGGTATTGGCTTTTTGCTCATTTATTCAACTTCTGGCTAATGACTCTATAGCAACAAATCAGCAACAAATCTATGGAGTTAAAAGGGCAAGAGGCAAGGGGCAAGGGTAAATAGTTGATAATTAATAACTTCTAACTCTTAACTCTGAACCCCTAATACCCAAACACCCTAACACCTGCAACTCGCAACCTGACATCTCTTCCCAAACTCCCCAATACCCCAATGCTCCAATCCCCTAAACTCTCAATAACTCATCTTCATCCTTAAAATATCCAAGACATAAAGTTGATTATTAGTAAAAACTCAAGTTAATATATAGCTTAGTTAAAGTAATATATAGTGATTAGTGAAAATCCCTTGTCTTCAAGATTATCAATCTGTATTTTTGCCCCCGAAACCAAAATTGTACACTCTTTAACAGAATTATTGAGTGGCGATCGCTATGATTTGCATATACTTAATTCTGCCAGTGAATTGGGAGGCTTTGTCGTAAACAATAAAGAAAACCTCGATTGTCTTATTATCCTCAAAAACGATTTAAGTATTCCCATTATCAACGAGTTTTATGAACAGGGATTGATTTTACCTGTGATTATTCTTGAACCAGATAACCTTGAAAACCCTTCTTTGATAGAACATAACTCTAACCCTATTCCTCTGGAATTAACCACTGATACGCCTATAGGGAATCACACTTTTCATACTGCAGAAGTTAAATTAACACTAAATAGATTAAATCATATTAATCACTATATAGATAAGGCAATTACTCAATTTTTACATCTTGCCCCTAGTTGCTCAATTACGGAAAATCCGGGGAATCAAAATACCCATAAAAAAATAGAAGAAAAGCAGAATTTTTTACTATTACAACAGAGAAGACTAGCTGAAAAGCTAAAAGAAAGACTAGGTTATTTAGGGGTTTATTATAAGCGTAATCCTAGTTATTTTTATCGTCATCTTTCCCAGACGGAAAAGGAAGAATTTATCACACAAATGGGGGAACAATATCGCCAAATTATTCTTGAATATTTTAATCAGGAAAATGAAGTTAATCAAGCGATAGATCAATTTGTTAATCAGGCATTTTTTGCAGACTTATCTGTTTCTCAAATATTAGAAATTCACATGGAATTAATGGATGAATTTGCTCAACAATTAAAATTAGAGGGAAGAAATGAAGATATTTTATTAGATTATCGTCTCGCATTAATTGACATAATTGCTCATCTTTGCGAAATGTATCGTCGTTCAATTCCTAAAGAAGATTTACCTTTTGATGTTCTCTTTACAGTAGATTAAGTGTATAAGTAATTATAGAATATAAATAATAATAAATAACCATTAATAATCTTTTAAATCACATCCATGAGTCCTATCAAAAAAACCTATGTCCTCAAATTATATGTAGCGGGAAATACTCCTAATTCCGTTAGGGCTTTAAAAACTCTAAAAAATATCCTTGAAGAAGAATTTAAGGGTGTATATGCCCTGAAAGTAATTGATGTTTTGAAAAATCCTCAATTGGCGGAAGAAGATAAAATTCTAGCCACTCCTACTTTATCAAAAGTTTTACCTCCTCCAGTGAGAAAAATTATTGGAGATTTATCGGATCGAGAAAAAGTTTTAATTGGCCTTGATTTATTATATGAAGAAATAAGAGAGAGAGAATAGTTAAAAATAGTAATTTCTGATAAATTACTAACAGTCTATAAAACCATTTTTAAAAAACAAAATTTAACTTTTACATAATTCAAATTAATACTCAAATTATAAAAAATGAATATAAATAAGGAAGAATTAAAAGCAAAAGGAGTAAAAAAAATTCGCACTATGATTGAAGGATTTGATGAAATCAGTCATGGTGGTTTACCAATGGGTAGGACAACTCTTGTCAGTGGTACTTCAGGTACAGGAAAAACCCTTTTTG is a window from the Cyanobacterium sp. Dongsha4 genome containing:
- a CDS encoding circadian clock protein KaiA yields the protein MISENPLSSRLSICIFAPETKIVHSLTELLSGDRYDLHILNSASELGGFVVNNKENLDCLIILKNDLSIPIINEFYEQGLILPVIILEPDNLENPSLIEHNSNPIPLELTTDTPIGNHTFHTAEVKLTLNRLNHINHYIDKAITQFLHLAPSCSITENPGNQNTHKKIEEKQNFLLLQQRRLAEKLKERLGYLGVYYKRNPSYFYRHLSQTEKEEFITQMGEQYRQIILEYFNQENEVNQAIDQFVNQAFFADLSVSQILEIHMELMDEFAQQLKLEGRNEDILLDYRLALIDIIAHLCEMYRRSIPKEDLPFDVLFTVD
- the kaiB gene encoding circadian clock protein KaiB, whose translation is MSPIKKTYVLKLYVAGNTPNSVRALKTLKNILEEEFKGVYALKVIDVLKNPQLAEEDKILATPTLSKVLPPPVRKIIGDLSDREKVLIGLDLLYEEIRERE
- a CDS encoding bifunctional 4-hydroxy-2-oxoglutarate aldolase/2-dehydro-3-deoxy-phosphogluconate aldolase; the encoded protein is MLDRWLSVLQKNRLIAVIRCNNLELGRKQAHAMAKAGVKLIEVTGNSYQPLELISTLRDELPSCYIGAGTILSHDFLTNAIASGIQFCFTPHFDPDLLALAHYHNIPMIPGALSPTEIITAFNYGAKTVKVFPIQSVGGVTYLKNILAPLPHIPLIPTGGVNITNAVDYIKAGAIAIGLASDLFPTDLIMEDNWQEITNRARQLSENLRKL